One Lysinibacillus fusiformis genomic window carries:
- the prmA gene encoding 50S ribosomal protein L11 methyltransferase codes for MKWSELSIHTKNEAVEAISNILHEAGASGVVIEDSAEYAKPREDQFGEIYALNEDDFPKDGVIVKAYLSESSFLNETVEEIKAAITNLTNFNIDIGQNVVSIVEVNEEDWATAWKQYYHPVKISERFTIVPTWEDYTPVSTDELIIELDPGMAFGTGTHPTTVMCLQGLEKVVKEGDQVVDIGTGSGVLSIGAAMLGAKSVHALDLDEVAVRSAKENVALNHVDDKVTVFHGNLLDTVKEPADVVVANILAEIIMSFTDDAFTIVKPGGLYVTSGIIGAKRDDVKAALEASGFVIEEVLLMEDWVAIIARRPQ; via the coding sequence GTGAAGTGGTCAGAATTATCCATTCATACAAAAAATGAAGCGGTGGAAGCAATTTCAAATATTTTGCATGAAGCAGGGGCTAGTGGTGTTGTAATTGAAGATTCTGCTGAATATGCGAAGCCACGCGAAGATCAGTTTGGTGAAATTTATGCACTAAATGAGGATGATTTTCCAAAAGATGGTGTGATCGTTAAGGCTTACTTATCGGAGTCTAGTTTTTTAAATGAAACAGTCGAAGAAATTAAAGCGGCTATTACAAATTTAACAAATTTCAATATCGATATTGGTCAAAATGTTGTATCCATTGTTGAAGTAAACGAGGAAGATTGGGCGACAGCGTGGAAGCAATACTATCACCCTGTAAAAATATCTGAACGCTTTACAATTGTACCAACATGGGAAGACTATACTCCTGTTTCAACGGATGAATTGATTATTGAATTAGACCCTGGGATGGCATTTGGAACAGGCACACATCCAACGACTGTCATGTGTTTACAAGGACTTGAAAAGGTCGTAAAAGAAGGCGATCAGGTAGTCGATATCGGTACAGGTTCTGGCGTCCTTTCAATTGGCGCAGCCATGCTCGGTGCTAAAAGTGTTCATGCGCTTGATTTAGACGAAGTAGCTGTACGTTCAGCAAAGGAAAATGTGGCGTTAAACCATGTAGACGATAAAGTAACTGTCTTCCATGGCAACTTGCTTGATACGGTGAAAGAACCTGCCGATGTCGTAGTGGCCAATATTTTAGCAGAAATTATTATGTCCTTTACAGACGATGCATTTACAATTGTTAAACCAGGTGGATTATATGTCACTTCAGGCATCATTGGCGCTAAACGTGATGATGTGAAAGCAGCGCTCGAAGCTTCTGGCTTTGTGATTGAAGAAGTATTACTAATGGAAGATTGGGTAGCCATTATCGCCCGTCGTCCACAATAA
- the dnaJ gene encoding molecular chaperone DnaJ, whose translation MEKRDYYEVLGLTKSASKDDIKKAYRKLSKQYHPDINKEPGADEKFKEIAEAYEVLSDEQKKSRYDQFGHEDPNAGFGGGGGGFGGFEDIFSSFFGGGGRRQDPNAPRKGDDLQYRMNIKFEEAIFGKETDIEIPKDETCDTCHGSGAKPGTNPETCSICNGAGQVNQAVDTPFGRMMNRRTCSTCHGTGNIIKEKCSTCRGEGKVQKRKKIKVSIPAGVDDGQQIRVSGQGEPGINGGPAGDLYIMFRVQGHNEFERDGDDIYYELKLTFPQAALGDEIEVPTVHGKVKLRIPAGTQSGAQFRLKDKGVKNVHGYGTGNQYVTVKVITPEKLTEKQKQLLREFAEISGDIPEEQGSSLFDKIKKKFQGE comes from the coding sequence ATGGAGAAACGCGATTACTACGAGGTGCTTGGTTTAACAAAATCGGCTTCAAAAGATGACATTAAAAAAGCATACCGTAAACTATCAAAGCAATACCATCCTGATATTAACAAAGAACCAGGAGCAGATGAAAAATTCAAAGAAATCGCTGAAGCTTATGAAGTTCTAAGTGACGAACAAAAGAAATCGCGCTATGACCAATTTGGCCATGAAGATCCAAATGCAGGCTTTGGTGGAGGCGGCGGCGGCTTTGGCGGCTTCGAGGATATTTTCAGTTCATTCTTTGGCGGTGGCGGTCGTCGTCAAGACCCGAATGCACCACGCAAAGGGGATGACCTGCAATATCGTATGAACATTAAATTTGAGGAAGCAATTTTTGGTAAGGAAACTGATATTGAAATCCCAAAAGATGAAACATGCGACACATGTCATGGTTCTGGCGCTAAACCAGGTACAAATCCTGAGACATGTTCAATATGTAATGGAGCAGGTCAAGTAAATCAAGCAGTAGACACACCTTTCGGTCGTATGATGAATCGTCGAACTTGTTCGACATGTCATGGTACCGGTAACATCATCAAAGAAAAATGTTCAACTTGTCGTGGAGAAGGAAAAGTCCAAAAACGTAAAAAAATCAAAGTTTCAATCCCAGCAGGTGTTGATGATGGGCAACAAATTCGTGTTTCAGGTCAAGGTGAACCTGGTATCAACGGTGGTCCAGCGGGTGACTTGTATATTATGTTCCGCGTACAGGGGCACAATGAATTTGAACGTGATGGCGATGATATTTATTACGAATTAAAACTAACATTCCCACAAGCAGCTCTTGGAGATGAAATTGAGGTACCGACTGTACATGGTAAAGTGAAATTACGTATCCCTGCTGGGACACAATCAGGTGCACAATTCCGCTTAAAAGACAAAGGTGTGAAAAATGTACATGGCTACGGAACAGGTAACCAATATGTAACTGTCAAAGTTATCACGCCAGAAAAATTAACGGAAAAGCAAAAGCAATTACTACGTGAATTTGCAGAAATTAGTGGCGATATTCCTGAAGAACAAGGAAGCTCACTGTTTGATAAGATAAAGAAAAAATTCCAAGGTGAATAA
- the dnaK gene encoding molecular chaperone DnaK gives MSKIIGIDLGTTNSCVSVLEGGEPKVIPNPEGNRTTPSVVAFKNGERQVGEVAKRQSVTNPNTIISIKSKMGTAEKVKVEDTEYTPQEVSAMILQYLKGYAEDYLGEKVTKAVITVPAYFNDAQRQATKDAGKIAGLEVERIINEPTAAALAYGLDKQDQDQKVLVFDLGGGTFDVSILELGDGVFEVLATAGDNKLGGDDFDDAVIEYLVAEFKKDNGIDLSKDKMAMQRLKDAAEKAKKDLSGVTSTQISLPFITAGAEGPLHLEVSLTRAKFDEITLSLVNRTVGPVRQALSDAGLSAAELDQVILVGGSTRIPAVQEAVRKETGKEPHRGVNPDEVVAMGAAVQGGVLTGDVKDVVLLDVTPLSLGIETMGGVFTKLIDRNTTIPTSKSQVFSTAADNQPAVDIHVLQGERSMAADNKTLGRFQLADIPPAPRGIPQIEVTFDIDKNGIVSVKAKDLGTNKEQTIVIQSDSGLSEDEIERMVKDAEANAEADTKRKEEADLRNEADQLVFQVDKTITDLGEQITEDEKKSVEDARDELKKALEAGELEGIKTSKEKLEGVLQPLVMKVYEQAAAAAQAAQGGEAGPDAGAGKKDEDIVDADFEEVKDDK, from the coding sequence ATGAGCAAAATTATCGGTATTGACTTAGGAACAACGAACTCTTGTGTATCTGTACTTGAAGGTGGAGAACCAAAAGTAATTCCAAATCCAGAAGGTAACCGTACAACACCATCTGTTGTTGCATTTAAAAACGGTGAACGCCAAGTTGGTGAAGTAGCTAAACGACAATCAGTAACAAACCCTAACACAATTATTTCTATTAAATCTAAAATGGGTACTGCTGAAAAAGTAAAAGTGGAAGATACTGAGTATACACCACAAGAAGTATCTGCAATGATTCTTCAATACTTAAAAGGTTATGCTGAAGATTACTTAGGTGAAAAAGTAACAAAAGCGGTTATTACTGTTCCTGCATACTTTAACGATGCACAACGTCAAGCAACAAAAGACGCTGGTAAAATCGCTGGTCTTGAAGTAGAACGTATTATTAACGAACCAACAGCTGCTGCACTGGCATATGGTTTAGATAAACAAGACCAAGACCAAAAAGTATTAGTATTTGACCTTGGTGGTGGTACATTTGACGTATCGATCCTTGAATTAGGTGATGGCGTATTCGAGGTACTAGCAACTGCTGGAGACAACAAGCTTGGTGGGGATGATTTCGATGACGCAGTTATCGAGTACTTAGTCGCTGAATTCAAAAAAGATAACGGTATCGACCTTTCTAAAGACAAAATGGCAATGCAACGTCTGAAAGATGCAGCTGAAAAAGCGAAAAAAGATTTATCAGGCGTAACTTCTACACAAATTTCATTACCATTCATCACAGCTGGTGCTGAAGGTCCACTTCACTTGGAAGTATCTTTAACACGTGCTAAATTCGATGAAATCACGTTAAGCTTAGTAAACCGTACAGTTGGTCCAGTACGCCAAGCTTTATCTGACGCTGGTCTTTCTGCTGCAGAACTTGATCAAGTAATCCTTGTTGGTGGTTCTACTCGTATTCCTGCGGTACAAGAAGCAGTACGTAAAGAAACTGGTAAAGAGCCTCACCGTGGTGTAAACCCTGATGAAGTAGTAGCGATGGGAGCTGCTGTACAAGGCGGCGTATTAACTGGTGACGTAAAAGACGTAGTACTTCTAGACGTAACACCACTTTCACTTGGTATTGAAACGATGGGCGGCGTGTTCACAAAATTAATCGACCGTAACACAACGATTCCAACGTCTAAATCACAAGTATTTTCAACTGCAGCTGATAATCAACCAGCCGTAGATATTCACGTATTACAAGGTGAACGCTCAATGGCAGCGGATAACAAAACTTTAGGCCGCTTCCAATTAGCGGATATTCCACCAGCACCACGTGGTATTCCACAAATCGAAGTTACATTTGACATTGACAAAAACGGTATCGTTTCTGTTAAAGCGAAAGACCTTGGCACAAATAAAGAGCAAACAATTGTTATCCAATCTGATTCAGGTTTATCAGAGGACGAAATTGAACGCATGGTAAAAGATGCTGAAGCAAACGCTGAGGCTGATACAAAACGTAAAGAAGAAGCTGACCTTCGTAACGAAGCAGATCAATTAGTATTCCAAGTGGATAAAACAATCACAGACTTAGGTGAACAAATCACTGAAGACGAGAAAAAATCTGTAGAAGACGCTCGTGATGAATTGAAAAAGGCACTTGAGGCTGGTGAATTAGAAGGCATTAAAACTTCTAAAGAAAAATTAGAAGGCGTATTACAACCATTAGTAATGAAAGTATACGAACAAGCTGCTGCAGCTGCACAAGCTGCTCAAGGTGGCGAAGCAGGTCCAGATGCTGGCGCTGGTAAAAAAGATGAAGATATCGTAGATGCTGACTTCGAAGAAGTAAAAGACGATAAATAA
- the grpE gene encoding nucleotide exchange factor GrpE yields the protein MTEKTENQNLVQEDVQAENKSTAVETEAQEVVEEQVELTIEEQYEVKLAELQAKLDDEENRHLRLRADFDNIRRRQQLEREAAEKYRAQNLLTDLLPVLDNFERALQIEATSDEAASIVKGIEMVYRSLIEATEKEGLQIIKAEGEQFDPNIHQAVMQEQDSEKETGVIVRELQKGYILKDRVLRPTMVSVNE from the coding sequence GTGACTGAAAAAACTGAAAACCAAAATCTTGTACAGGAAGATGTACAAGCAGAAAACAAATCAACAGCAGTAGAAACAGAAGCTCAAGAAGTAGTAGAAGAGCAGGTAGAACTAACGATTGAAGAGCAGTATGAAGTGAAGCTAGCAGAATTGCAAGCAAAGCTAGATGACGAAGAGAATCGTCATTTACGTCTGCGTGCAGACTTTGACAATATACGTCGTCGTCAGCAACTCGAACGTGAAGCGGCAGAAAAGTACCGTGCACAAAATTTATTAACAGATTTATTGCCGGTATTAGATAATTTTGAACGTGCTTTACAAATTGAAGCTACTTCTGATGAAGCGGCATCAATTGTGAAAGGCATTGAGATGGTGTACCGTTCGCTTATAGAAGCAACTGAAAAAGAAGGCTTACAGATCATTAAAGCCGAGGGTGAGCAGTTTGACCCGAATATCCACCAAGCTGTCATGCAAGAGCAGGACAGTGAAAAAGAGACGGGTGTTATCGTACGTGAACTTCAAAAAGGTTATATCTTGAAAGATCGTGTACTACGCCCAACAATGGTATCTGTTAACGAATAG
- the hrcA gene encoding heat-inducible transcriptional repressor HrcA, giving the protein MLTNRQLQILQVIVDDFITYAQPVGSRQISKKHEITFSPATIRNEMADLEELGFLEKTHTSSGRVPSEKGYRFYVDHLLNPQGINSKDIQQIQSIFNDRLVEVEHIIRKSANILSELTSYTSILLGPDVQRHRVKRFSIVPLSSDTAVAIIVTNNGHVENRMFNLPPNITASELEKMVNILNERLVGVSLDEIQKKLEVEVFAVLQQHIQSADDFIHSLVSATMHNSESKIFYGGKTNMFNQPEFHDLNKVRMILDLMETTSQVQSLFHPNESGIHIRIGSENKQLEMENCSVITTTFTIGEEQQGAIAIIGPTRMDYKRVVALLDVMCLDLSQAFTKNRNDY; this is encoded by the coding sequence ATGCTTACGAATCGGCAATTACAGATATTACAAGTCATCGTAGACGACTTTATTACGTATGCACAGCCGGTAGGTTCTCGCCAAATCTCAAAAAAACACGAGATTACATTTAGTCCAGCCACAATTCGAAACGAAATGGCGGATTTAGAGGAGTTAGGTTTTTTAGAAAAAACTCACACTTCCTCTGGTCGAGTGCCTTCGGAAAAGGGGTATAGATTTTATGTAGATCATTTGTTGAATCCACAAGGTATTAACTCTAAGGATATTCAACAAATTCAATCAATTTTCAATGACCGTTTAGTAGAAGTCGAGCATATTATCCGAAAGTCTGCCAATATTTTATCAGAGCTGACATCGTATACGTCGATACTGTTAGGACCTGATGTACAAAGACATCGAGTGAAACGCTTTTCCATCGTACCGCTTTCGAGTGATACAGCAGTAGCGATTATCGTGACGAATAACGGGCATGTTGAAAATCGCATGTTTAATTTACCGCCTAATATTACCGCTTCTGAGCTTGAGAAGATGGTTAACATCTTAAATGAGCGCTTAGTTGGCGTGTCATTAGATGAAATCCAAAAAAAACTCGAGGTTGAAGTATTTGCTGTACTACAGCAACATATACAATCAGCGGATGATTTTATACATTCCCTTGTATCAGCAACGATGCATAATTCGGAAAGTAAAATTTTTTATGGTGGTAAAACAAATATGTTCAACCAACCGGAATTCCACGATTTAAATAAAGTCCGCATGATTCTGGACTTAATGGAAACGACAAGCCAAGTGCAATCGCTTTTCCATCCAAATGAATCTGGTATTCACATACGTATAGGCTCAGAAAATAAGCAGTTAGAGATGGAGAACTGTAGTGTCATTACGACCACTTTTACAATTGGTGAAGAACAACAAGGGGCCATCGCTATCATTGGTCCGACACGAATGGATTATAAGCGTGTAGTTGCTTTACTAGACGTAATGTGCTTGGATTTATCACAGGCCTTTACGAAGAATCGTAATGATTATTAA
- the hemW gene encoding radical SAM family heme chaperone HemW yields MARGVYIHIPFCHQICNYCDFNKFYFKNQPVDEYIEALGKEMALATMKQPSRFKQIETIFLGGGTPTALSPEQLERLLELIRTYIPMHSVTEFTSEANPDELSEAKMRALFDGGVNRLSMGVQSFDQDLLKKIGRTHSNVHVYETIALAKKVGFENISIDLMYGLPGQTMAQWTDSLEKAFTLDLPHFSAYSLIVEPKTIFYNQYAKGKLKLPTEDLEADMYDVLMQEMEAHGLQQYEISNFARSNFASTHNKIYWENDEYAGFGAGAHGYLGGIRYSNHGPLKKYMDALGAGELPIMHEHVVTEAEKREEQMFLGLRKTEGVSHSIYEEKFKESMQMHYGHVIDKLVLEDLLQHDNVGIRLTRKGRFVGNEVFQEFLLED; encoded by the coding sequence ATGGCACGGGGTGTTTACATTCATATTCCTTTTTGTCATCAAATCTGCAATTATTGCGATTTCAATAAATTTTATTTTAAAAATCAACCGGTCGATGAATATATAGAAGCGCTTGGGAAGGAGATGGCCCTAGCGACTATGAAGCAACCTAGCAGGTTCAAACAAATAGAAACGATATTTCTAGGAGGTGGGACACCTACTGCATTGTCCCCAGAACAGTTGGAGCGACTACTCGAACTTATTCGCACGTATATTCCGATGCATAGTGTGACAGAATTTACATCAGAGGCCAATCCTGATGAACTATCTGAGGCAAAAATGCGCGCACTGTTTGATGGTGGTGTTAATCGATTGAGTATGGGTGTACAGTCATTTGATCAAGATTTGCTAAAGAAAATTGGTCGCACACATAGTAATGTACACGTATATGAAACGATAGCTTTGGCTAAAAAGGTTGGGTTTGAAAATATTAGCATCGATTTAATGTACGGTTTGCCAGGTCAAACAATGGCGCAATGGACGGACTCATTAGAAAAAGCATTTACGCTCGACTTACCACATTTTTCAGCGTACTCACTTATAGTGGAGCCAAAAACGATTTTTTATAACCAGTATGCGAAAGGTAAGCTGAAATTACCGACTGAAGATTTAGAAGCGGATATGTACGATGTCCTTATGCAAGAGATGGAAGCGCATGGACTTCAGCAATATGAAATTAGTAATTTCGCGCGTTCTAATTTTGCTTCAACGCATAACAAAATTTATTGGGAAAACGACGAATATGCAGGTTTTGGTGCAGGGGCACATGGATATTTGGGTGGAATTCGTTATTCAAATCACGGACCGTTAAAAAAATATATGGATGCATTAGGTGCTGGAGAATTGCCGATTATGCATGAGCATGTAGTAACGGAGGCTGAAAAACGGGAAGAGCAAATGTTTTTAGGGTTACGTAAAACAGAAGGCGTTTCTCACAGTATATATGAAGAAAAATTTAAAGAGTCCATGCAAATGCATTATGGACATGTCATTGATAAATTAGTTTTAGAGGACTTGTTGCAACATGATAATGTCGGTATTCGTCTTACACGAAAAGGCCGTTTTGTTGGAAATGAAGTTTTTCAAGAATTTTTACTAGAAGATTGA
- the chrA gene encoding chromate efflux transporter, whose protein sequence is MTWKVVEELRNILEIFVVSFKLGCTSFGGPTAHLGYFQNEYVQNRQWLTDKEYSNLVALSQFLPGPASSQVGMGIGLLRGGLLGSIASFIGFTLPSVLLLMVFAYFYAHTEMEMEWIHGLKLVAVAIVAQAIWDMSKKLIPSLRHFLITLLALSVLLFWMNPFAQMVVIIVAALVGMKFLKESTANKESAGIILPISKTTATLLLLLFVILLIGLPVASSLFQFEWLTIIEKFYISGALVFGGGHVVFPLLETQFVQSGLISPSDFITGYGVTQAVPGPLFTFASYIGMLIGGIPGAIVATIAIFLPAFLLIVGVLPFWMTISRVARLKGMMAGVNAAVVGILAAAFIHPIVTQSIQGGMDILIAIGLLVLLIRWKIQPYLLVIVGIGVGVIFY, encoded by the coding sequence ATGACATGGAAAGTAGTTGAAGAGTTGCGAAATATATTGGAGATTTTTGTCGTTTCCTTTAAATTAGGTTGTACTTCTTTTGGTGGCCCAACCGCACATTTAGGGTATTTTCAAAATGAATATGTTCAAAATCGGCAATGGTTAACTGACAAAGAATATAGTAATTTAGTGGCGTTGAGTCAATTTCTACCAGGTCCTGCATCGAGTCAGGTGGGAATGGGGATAGGTCTACTTCGTGGCGGATTGTTGGGAAGTATTGCTTCTTTTATTGGCTTTACCTTACCCTCTGTATTGTTATTAATGGTATTCGCATATTTTTATGCACACACGGAAATGGAGATGGAATGGATCCATGGCTTAAAACTAGTGGCTGTTGCAATTGTTGCACAAGCTATTTGGGATATGTCAAAAAAGTTAATTCCCAGCCTACGACACTTTCTAATCACCTTATTGGCTCTGAGCGTATTGCTTTTTTGGATGAATCCATTTGCTCAAATGGTTGTTATAATTGTCGCAGCTTTAGTGGGCATGAAGTTTTTAAAAGAAAGCACTGCAAACAAAGAATCCGCGGGTATCATATTGCCTATTTCGAAAACAACGGCGACTTTATTATTATTATTATTTGTAATTTTACTCATCGGCTTACCTGTAGCTAGTTCACTTTTTCAATTTGAGTGGCTCACTATTATAGAAAAATTTTATATCTCTGGCGCATTAGTTTTTGGTGGAGGTCATGTTGTATTCCCACTACTAGAGACACAATTTGTTCAAAGTGGTTTAATAAGTCCATCTGATTTTATCACAGGTTATGGCGTTACACAGGCTGTCCCTGGACCGTTATTTACATTTGCATCATATATAGGCATGTTAATTGGTGGAATTCCTGGAGCAATTGTCGCCACAATTGCTATCTTTCTTCCAGCATTTTTACTGATAGTTGGCGTCCTACCGTTTTGGATGACAATTAGTCGTGTAGCCAGGTTGAAAGGTATGATGGCTGGTGTCAATGCAGCGGTAGTAGGCATTTTAGCAGCCGCTTTTATTCATCCAATCGTAACGCAATCAATTCAGGGCGGCATGGATATACTTATTGCAATAGGTTTATTAGTGCTCTTGATTCGATGGAAAATCCAGCCGTATTTACTTGTGATAGTAGGAATTGGAGTAGGCGTTATTTTTTATTAG
- a CDS encoding DUF4179 domain-containing protein, producing the protein MSGDQRLSEDEPKNNRLCKKWFLIALSILVVSSVIIVNLSFVASFFNTSHEPDFSTYKTTVGQTIENNFGRFTLNEVMVDNNQILLNASFEPVEDLDFDYQIFFFPQVLVNGQDYTVRNGGQTIKQTESNYTIYNSVKMRDLPQNETLKLDIRYNDWNWEKPIDQPWGFKIDASQKQLLKDRIIIPVNKTMSLSDGQVIKVEKVVSTPISTTIYFQSTQSLYESISFKILNDSGKTWRYDSSYTLNEEHTMWGMRFDALYVKEKKYQLIPVDAQDKELGPAIQISGK; encoded by the coding sequence TTGTCCGGTGATCAGCGTTTGTCCGAAGACGAGCCTAAGAATAATCGATTATGCAAAAAATGGTTTCTTATTGCTTTGTCTATACTGGTAGTCAGTTCTGTAATAATTGTTAATTTGTCTTTTGTTGCCTCTTTTTTTAACACATCTCATGAGCCTGATTTTAGTACATACAAAACCACTGTAGGTCAAACAATTGAGAACAACTTTGGGCGTTTTACATTAAATGAGGTGATGGTGGATAATAATCAAATATTACTGAATGCAAGCTTTGAGCCAGTGGAGGATTTAGATTTTGACTATCAAATTTTTTTCTTTCCACAAGTTTTAGTAAATGGACAGGATTATACAGTTAGAAATGGCGGTCAGACGATTAAACAAACCGAGTCAAACTATACGATATATAACAGCGTGAAAATGCGTGATCTACCGCAAAATGAAACGCTAAAGCTTGATATTCGCTATAACGATTGGAACTGGGAAAAACCGATTGATCAGCCGTGGGGATTTAAGATAGATGCTTCACAAAAGCAACTGCTAAAAGATAGAATAATTATTCCTGTCAATAAAACGATGTCACTTAGTGATGGTCAAGTAATTAAGGTGGAAAAGGTTGTCTCTACACCGATCTCTACCACGATATACTTTCAGTCAACGCAAAGCCTATATGAATCTATCTCATTTAAAATTTTAAATGATTCTGGAAAAACATGGAGATATGATTCTTCTTATACTTTAAATGAAGAGCATACAATGTGGGGAATGCGCTTCGATGCGCTCTATGTAAAAGAAAAAAAGTATCAGTTAATACCTGTTGATGCACAAGATAAAGAACTTGGTCCAGCCATTCAAATTAGTGGGAAATGA
- a CDS encoding polysaccharide deacetylase family protein, translated as MKKKIYSINIGLLCMGILAFGTYKLMNARTYQLFGEITAHVETDQKVIALTFDDGPTKKVNELLPILDQYNAKATFFLIGQEIQKHPEEAQKIVTNGHQIGNHTFSHQRMVFISNAFIKEEIEKTDQLIQRIGYTDAIAVRPPYGKKLIGLPNYLHKHNRETVMWNLEPDTYYSTAEEKIKYVKDNIQPGAIILMHPMYDDTDNELQAIEGILQALTNDGYSFVTVNELKNLESKENLKKEYP; from the coding sequence ATGAAAAAGAAAATCTACTCTATAAATATTGGATTGCTGTGTATGGGCATTTTAGCATTTGGTACATACAAATTAATGAACGCTAGAACGTATCAACTGTTTGGTGAAATTACTGCACATGTAGAGACAGATCAAAAAGTTATCGCTTTAACATTTGATGATGGTCCTACAAAAAAAGTCAATGAACTTCTGCCAATATTAGACCAGTACAATGCCAAGGCAACATTCTTTCTTATTGGTCAAGAGATCCAGAAACATCCAGAAGAGGCACAGAAAATTGTCACAAACGGTCATCAAATCGGCAATCACACTTTCTCCCATCAGCGAATGGTGTTCATAAGTAACGCCTTTATCAAAGAAGAAATTGAAAAAACAGATCAACTAATTCAACGCATCGGCTATACAGATGCAATTGCTGTTCGACCACCTTATGGCAAAAAACTAATTGGGTTACCTAATTACTTACATAAACATAATCGAGAAACCGTCATGTGGAATTTGGAGCCTGATACGTACTACTCGACAGCGGAAGAGAAGATTAAATATGTAAAGGATAATATCCAACCAGGCGCCATTATTTTAATGCATCCTATGTATGATGACACTGATAATGAACTACAAGCCATTGAGGGTATTTTACAAGCACTGACTAATGATGGTTATTCATTTGTTACTGTTAATGAGTTAAAAAATTTAGAAAGCAAAGAAAATTTAAAGAAAGAATACCCTTAA